One Candidatus Palauibacter australiensis genomic window carries:
- a CDS encoding type III pantothenate kinase has translation MLLTVDIGNTESVLGWFEDLTPVHTWRIATDRRRTADEIGLQIRGLLGARELPAPERIVVASVVPTLHRVWLAVGRTLDAPLCFLNGGSPIPVRLDVDHPLEVGADRIANTLAAAELYRRDTIVVDLGTATTFDCITADGVFVGGVIAPGPTAGTDQLARATAQLPQIHVEKPARVIGRNTKDCLRSGGFYSVVEGIDGIVRRIVAEWEREPLIVATGGLARVVGPHCRTVDRIEPALTITGLAIADRYLFEPPAGADG, from the coding sequence ATGCTCCTCACCGTAGACATCGGGAACACCGAATCCGTCCTCGGGTGGTTCGAGGATCTCACCCCCGTGCACACGTGGCGGATCGCGACGGACCGCCGCCGCACGGCGGACGAGATCGGACTCCAGATCCGGGGGCTCCTCGGGGCCCGCGAACTGCCCGCTCCCGAGCGGATCGTGGTCGCCTCCGTCGTCCCCACGCTGCACCGCGTCTGGCTCGCGGTGGGGAGGACGCTCGACGCCCCGTTGTGCTTCCTCAACGGCGGCTCGCCGATCCCCGTCCGGCTGGACGTCGACCACCCCCTGGAAGTTGGCGCCGACCGCATCGCGAACACGCTTGCCGCGGCGGAACTCTACCGTCGTGACACCATCGTCGTGGATCTGGGGACGGCGACGACCTTCGATTGCATTACCGCCGATGGCGTCTTTGTGGGCGGCGTCATCGCGCCCGGGCCCACGGCCGGAACGGACCAGCTCGCGCGCGCGACGGCGCAGCTCCCGCAGATCCATGTGGAGAAACCGGCCCGGGTCATCGGCCGCAATACGAAGGACTGTCTGCGGAGCGGCGGCTTCTACTCGGTTGTGGAGGGGATCGACGGCATCGTGCGGCGGATCGTCGCGGAATGGGAGCGCGAGCCGCTCATCGTTGCGACGGGCGGACTCGCGCGAGTCGTGGGGCCGCACTGCCGCACCGTGGACCGCATTGAACCGGCGCTGACGATCACCGGCCTCGCGATCGCGGACCGATACCTGTTCGAACCGCCGGCCGGCGCCGACGGCTAG